The Halictus rubicundus isolate RS-2024b unplaced genomic scaffold, iyHalRubi1_principal scaffold0177, whole genome shotgun sequence genome includes a region encoding these proteins:
- the LOC143363940 gene encoding LOW QUALITY PROTEIN: uncharacterized protein LOC143363940 (The sequence of the model RefSeq protein was modified relative to this genomic sequence to represent the inferred CDS: deleted 2 bases in 1 codon), with the protein MTSAGTVSEVSFRDRLASCFVDNNLTHTQGNNILSLLRTHSCFSSLPKDIRTLIGTPCTSVVTSVVEPGEYVHFDVELKIVKQLSQCSSVIPEELQLDFHVDGCSLDNSNTIQIWPIQVRIVNILNSKPIVVGIYKGTQKPKDCNSYLQKFVSDINLIISNGGITFHEKKIPVVLRCFIADAPARAFILHHKGHMSHRPCSKCKVCGTQERGRQVFNGITHPLRSDEEYTRCSDEDHHKDGQSPLALMPIGMVSQVPFEYMHLVCLGVIKKLLSAWVCGKYSPFSKLSSRQIFTISERMRRINKYCPSEFARRPRSIDLFSKFKAIEFRQFLLYTGPVVTYGVLKDNVYRHFLFLHSAIRIMVSQVFVSKYLKFAEGALQQFVRRCEKFYGPTFNSYNVHGLLHLADDVRRFGTLDSFSAFPYESNMSIFRKYCRKPGQPLQQFSNRMREIEHHGSNKGGGDSSTTIQASMMFHNSCGAISYRKLQIHRLLLGTDERDNCCILHDGTVCIISSISPHENSFRLGVQRFLQVDVFYDIALLSPALEIFKCDTLSTEITYVSQEDVRAKCYRMPLEAMNVSNESSTDEEDDNILGMSQWVIAVLVHFETV; encoded by the exons ATGACC tccgctggtactgtttcagaagtctcatttcgtgatcgtttggcatcttgctttgtggacaataatttaacgcacactcaggggaacaacatcttatctcttctacgtacccattcgtgtttttctagtttgccgaaagatataagaacgctcattggTACACCTTGTACCAGTGtggtcacctctgtggtagaaccaggagagtatgttcattttgatgtagagttgaaaatagttaaacagttatctcaatgttcttCAGTAATTCCTGAAGAGTTGCAATTGGATTTTCATGTGGacggatgtagtttagataattccaatacaattcaaatttggcctattcaagtcagaattgtaaatatcttaaatagtaaacccattgtagtagggatttataaaggcacccaaaaacccaaggattgtaacagttatcttcaaaaatttgtctctgacataaacttgataatttcaaatggaggcattacgttccacgagaaaaaaattccagtcgtattaaggtgttttattgctgatgcaccagctcGAGCCTTTATACTTCATCACAAAGGCCATATGTCTCATCGACCTTGTTCCAAGTGCAAAGTTTGTGGTACACAGGAAAGAGGTCGTCAA GTTTTCAATGGTATTACACATCCTTTACGAAGtgatgaagaatataccaggtgtTCCGATGAGGATCATCATAAAGATGGTCAAAGTCCATTAGCTTTGATGCCAATAGGAATGGTATCACAGGTGCCATTCGAGTATATGCATCTCGTATGTCTAGgtgtcattaaaaaattgttatctgcCTGGGTGTGTGGCAAATATtccccattttcaaaattatcttctcgacaaattttcacaatctcagagagaatgagaaggatcaataaatattgtccatccgagtttgcaaggcgtcctagatcaatagatttattttccaaatttaaagcaatagaatttcggcaatttcttttgtatACTGGTCCAGTTGTCACCTATGGAGTACTGAAGGATAATGTATatcgacacttcttgtttctgcaCAGTGCCATAAGAATAATGGTTTCACAGGTTTTTGTTAGCAAATATTTAAAGTTTGCAGAAGGAGCTTTGCAACAATTTGTTCGTCGTTGTGAAAAGTTCTATGGTCCAACTTTTAATTCTTATAATGTCCACGGTCTCCTCCACTTGGCCGATGACGTCAGACGTTTTGGTACATTAGATTCATTTTCAGCTTTCCCGTATGAAAGCAacatgtccatttttagaaaatattgcagaaagccaggacaaccccttcaacaattttctaatagaatGAGAGAGATAGAACATCATGGCAGTAATAAGGGAGGTGGTGATTCTTCGACCACCATTCAGGCATCTATGATGTTTCATAATAGTTGTGGTGCTATTTCTTACCGCAAACTTCAAATTCACAGGTTATTGCTTGGCACAGACGAGCGCGATAATTGCTGCATTTTACACGATGGCacagtttgtataatttcatctattagtccccatgaaaattcttttcgctTAGGTGTACAAAGATTTCTACAAGTTGATGTATTCTATGATATCGCCTTGTTATCTCCagcactagaaatttttaaatgcgatACTTTGAGCACTGAAATAACATATGTTAGCCAGGAAGATGTTAGGGCAAAATGTTACCGAATGCCATTGGAGGCCATGAACGTTTCCAACGAATCGTCGACGGATGAAGAAGACgataacatattgggaatgtcccagtgggttatcgctgtgctggttcattttgaaacagtataa